gtcaacttaccttttagcttttgtggcactctcttgtcacaaaGAATGtcagaagcttggcgccactaCCTGCAACTCTATACTAACATGAATTCAGAGCAATGACAGAAAAGTAAAACAGCCCGGGGGATAGAATCTACATCCACCCAAAAAAAATGAGAATCCAAAAGACCAGGGGACTGAACATGATCCAGCATCTTCGATTGTGCATTTACACAAAGTACTACAACTAAACGAGACAGCCCAATCAAACAACTCCCACCAACTAACCCAAATAACAGATCAAATCACTCCTGCAGGGGAACCGACACAGATAGCAGACGAATTTCAATCCCACAAACAACACAACCGAATACATCCACACGAATAGCTGTGAGGGGATCAACACACGAAGCTAACAATGGGGCATAAAGAAGAGAtaggagaaaggaaaaaaagaaactgCCAACAGGGCCAAGAGCGAGGGAAAACATAACGGGTCTCCTGAAAGTTAGCGGGCCCGATAAGAAAACTCGCCAATTCTGCATTAATCTCGGCACAGAGATCGCACGGCTCACAAAACGGATGAAAGCCAATTGTTTTCATCCGGCTGAAAAATAGCAATTCCGTTCTTTTAAAATTGCTTGGCATGTACGAAGTAGTAATAGCTACTGAACTTGATGGTTTAATTTTAATGAAACCAGGAGGGCTTTGCCCTCTCCTGATAATCTAAAATAGCACTGTGTAATAAGACCTTGTGAAGGATCTTTATTGCAGAATGGAACAAAAACCTCAAATGGTTACAGTGATCTCCATTAACAACGGGTGCTATGCATCAGCAGTGCACCCAGTGCAAATACAACCGGATACAGAAAAATGACATCTCCTCTCCTTCATCTCCTCTGGAAGTTGAACCTCATAATGGCAAAACTGAACATGAAAGCGAAAGCCACGGTGAAAGCAACATGAACTACTGCAACAACCCACAACAAGTCACGGTCGAACCCATAGAACTCTGCGATGAACTGGGACACAGTTTGATCTTTCGTGACGAGTTTCGTTTGAATATCACCAAACTGCGAAGCAACCAATCCATATAGTGTCCATGCAACTGGGCAAATCCAACTATACCATCTCCACCAAACAGGAATTTTCTGAAGAAAAAGGTAAATATGTGACCCATATATTTCAGAATAATATGATGATCATTCTAAAACAAGTAATCACACACAAAAGCAAGTAATATGCAATGACATAATACTTACAGGTCGAGGAATAAGATATCCTGAGAAGAGGTTCCACGCATTGTAGACCGCTCCTGAGATGATTGCTGCTACGCTCTCGTTTGGTGTCAGTCCTACCGCCATCATCCCGTAGAAGGTGAAATATAGAAGCGTGAAGTACATGAAGAACAAGTACCAAAAAAACTTGGCAACACTCCACTCAAATCCAATCATCGAATAGACTAGTACACCATATATCACGGTCTGCACGAGGATGTATGGAAATTCAATCGCAACCTGCAGAAGGATAAACCAGTATCATTAGATCTTGAGCCCGAACAGACAAAATAGTGTTGTGGTGTTATGGATAATTGTACTCAAATGACGCAGATTCGAAAGAAGATTCCTTTAATTACGGTCGTATATACAACATGCAAGTAGATCTGGAGTATTTGACAAAATACCTGTCCAAATGCATATGGGAAAGCTGAATACATGCCGGCTGCTCTTTCTCTATAAAAAACTGTGCGCTCCACTGCCACCACCGGTTGAACGGTACCAGAGTTTTGGATTCCGAGGTAAAGAACTGCGGCATACATCGATCCCACTGCATTGAACAGATCTTGTTCTCTTTTACTGTACCAAGATAAGAATATAAATTTTAGATAAGTATCCGATGTTTGTTAATTAGATAGAAGTTAGGTTATAAATGTTAGAAGATGTACGTTTTTTGTCCCAGGCCCCAAAACATTGTCCCAAACAGTAGTGCAATGATGATAGTGAAGAGAAATCTCATTGCTGTATAAGATGGGTTCCTCCAATATGATAACTTCTGCTTCCATAGGCAAGCTAGGCATTGTGTGAAGAATGATCTAGAGTACAGCGAAGGGAAGTCGAGATCACTGGAATCAGGATGTGGTGTGCTTAGCTCTTCTATAAGTTCCTTGTTCCTTCTGACATTCAAGGAAAAAAATTAAACATATTAAATTGGAACTAAAATAGACATCATCAATTGAACTTCATAGCAAGATAGCTTACTGGTAGAGTTCTGATCGCCTGTAGATTTCGCAGAAGTCAACACTAAGCATCTCCTCTTGGACAATAGATGTCACTTCCAGCATCCATGTTGCTGGGTTATATCCATCTTTTATCTTACTGACGCCTTCAATTCCCTGTACGAGTCAAAAAAAAAAGGATTTTTCTTTTGCTATTATTTAGCTGGTAATAATTGTAAATTTCTCAGTAATAACAGTTCACTTTACTTCTCTTTTTACCTCGAAGTACTCAATCAATTTTGAGGAATTATGGCCTAGTGGGCCGACATATatctcttctcctcctctcttcaTTAGGAAAAGCTGTAATCATACATTCAGACAGCATAGTAAATGCATGAACTCTGCTTAATAATTTAAGAAAGAATCCAAAATAGGGATCAAGAAATATCAACCTCATCAAATGCTTCAAATATGTCAATACTTGGCTGGTGAATAGTGCAGACAACTGTCCTACCAGTATTTACAGTATTCCTTACCGCCCTCATGACAATTGCGGCTGCCCGAGCATCAAGACCAGATGTTGGTTCATCCATAAAAATAATTGAAGGGTTAGCAACAAGCTCCACAGCAATAGTTAGTCTCTTGCGTTGCTCAGTTGATAGGCCATTAACTCCTGGAAGACCAACAAGTGCACCCCACAATGAGGTGAGCTCTACAAGCTCCATGACCTCCTCGATAAACATCTGTTGTCAGAGTTCAGTTCATAAGTTCTCAACTAATTTAAAGTAAAACAACAAGACTAGATATTGCTTCAATCTAGATAGCTAACCTTTCTTGTGACTAAATCAACTTCCGATGGAAGCCGCAGCCATGCGGAAAACGCGAGTGACTCATAAACAGTTACGTGCGGAGAATGAATATCATTTTGCTCACAGTATCCTGATATACGTGCAAAAGTCTCTTGCTTCTTTGGATAGCCTGAGATGGTGATATCCCCCTCTATGTAACCTCCAGTTTTTCTTCCCGCTAATACATCCATAAGAGTAGTCTTTCCGGCACCACTCACACCCATCAACGCGGTAAGTACTCCTGGCCTGAAAGAACCACTAACTCCCTTTAGAAGCACCAAGTGGTCATCTGTCACTCCTTGTGCCGACATTGCCTGCCAGTGTCATACAATACAAATTTTTATGAAGATATATTTGTAATCCGTACATTAATTATTTAATGAAGAAATATACCTGTGGCATGTCCACTGAGTATTTTACAGCGTTAAAGCTTAGTGACAGTTGCGCAAATGGGAGCACCATGCCCTTCCTTCTTGAACTAGAACCCACGTTGCTGGTCGCACAGTTTTGGTTGGCGCCGCCAGACAATTCTAGCTTTCTACATTTCTTTTTCTCGGGATCTTCCAAATTTTCTCCAGTTACGTTGGCGTGCTTTTCCTTTATTGCATTTTCAGGCATTGTTGGGTGAGTGTCACCTAGTGCTGTCAAAATAAAGCGGATTAACCTTTTTAGGTCACCTATATTTATTATCAAATTGTGGTTTTAAGATATAAAAGCAGTCTACTAAAAAATACTTACGATTCAAAACTGAAAGAGCTAGGGTGTATAGCAGGTTGAAGAGGAGTGTGTATCCAATCATTGCACCAAATCCAATCCAATACCACTTGGCCTCAGTAAAAATTCCACGAGATTTCAGGACCATAATTCCCATTGTATCATTTTGTCCAGGAAGAATCTATAACATTTGGGCACCATGTCAAACTTGCTATTTCCTAGTGGCTAATTTTATTGCTGGTTAGTTGGGATCTTACCTTGTTCCAACTATGGCCCAGAAATTCATTTGTTGAAATAGCATTCTGTGCATACGACAATGGAGATACCCAGTAACCCCAAATCCACCATTTCTTCACATCAGCTAGAGCATATGAAGAAATATTTGGATGAAAATATGTTAAAACAGTTACCACCTAACATCATCTATGCAAGTAGTGATAGCAACATATTTTAAGTGACCAGAACACCCAATTTATTAACTCACGTCTTGCAAGAATAAAGCCACCCAATATTGTAAAAGACGCCAATGCTAAGGGCCCAAAGGTGCTAGACACAACCATGTCTCTTCCAAGTCCAGCAATGAAGCGGAACAGTGAGGATGACATCTGATTGAGTGCAAGGAGCAGCATATACTGCTTAAATAATCTGAGAACAACATATATAATATTAGTGAAACAATCAATTCAATTACATCCACGCAAATCAAATTTCTGTCTAGAGTTTATATTTTGAATGATTGTCTCTCTTCTAGGTTACCCTGAAATGAAGGCATGTGTTCCGGTGCACCTTACCTGCTTATGCTGGGATCAAATCCAATGACATAGTATGTTGTGAAAACATAAACTCCGACCTCAAAAAAAGTTATAGGAATCTGGAGAATCCACGCTGGTATGGTGTAGGCCCATGCAGGAAAAAAAAGAAGATCCCTCTGCTTGAAGAAAACAGGAAGTTTCGTGGCAGTCATGCCAAGCTCTGAGAAACCATTAAACATGATTGCGTCAATGGCGAAGTATAGTGCCCCCATATATATTGTTCCGTAAGTGGGGTCACGGTGCATGTTGGTACGGAAAAATGTACTCATCGCAAGGAATGCCATAAGACATAGCTGTAATGATGAAAACGTGCAGAATGATGTTAGCCAATCTTCACCATAATTCCTAGCAATGTAAAAATAACTAGAAAATACAAACTTACTTGAGCAGCtttacaaataaaataaaatgagtTCCTCTTCATAAGTAGAAACTCTCTATCCATGGTTGCCTTGAGAAGCTCTATCCTACTGACACCAAACTTTGAGGTAGCAAGAGCAGCAGGGTGGCTCTTGGTCCTGTCAAATGGCTCTAAAAGCTCATTATGAACAAATTGTCCCATGTGGAAGGAATGGAATGAATCAGCAAATTGCTTCACGGGCACGAAATGATATGGCATGTCACTCCTATACCAATATTGCTCTTGATCTTTCCTTGATGTCACCTTTTGAATGCATCCATATGAAGATATATATTAGTACCTTTCATCTTTAAAAATTAGAACGATCAAACGCCATAGCAATTTATAGATGATGCACATACTTCCTGCAAGAAGTCCGCAACACCCTTTCTCTGCGGGCATCTGAAGCCCATTGACTCAAAGAACTCGAGAACGTGTTCACGGgctccttggtacacaacatacccATCAGAGAGGAGTATAATATCGTCAAATAAGTCGTATGTTTCTGGTGCCGGCTGGAGCAAGGAGATGACAGCAGTCCCACCAAGGACGTGGATAGTCTGCCTAATGGAGTTCACAATCTGGTATGTGGTTGAACTGTCCAGCCCAGTAGATATCTCATCCATGAACAGAGCTCTTGCTGGACCAACAAGCATTTCACCTAGCAATTGGAGATTTATAAGAAGCTTAATTCTTGAAGAAGATGATACATATGATTTAAAGCCGTTTTATAATGTCACTAAAAATCTCAAAGTTTTGTGTATATCAACAACACAAAAATCTTATTATATAAAATTCCATTCTACCATTAAGCATACCTGTTGTCACACGCTTCCTTTGTCCACCGGATATACCCCTTAACATGTCATTTCCTACCACTGTGTCAGCACAGATATCCAATCCTAGCACCTGCGGGTTTGTAACAGAGTAGCAGACAGTGAGCCGATTAAGAAGAAAATATCCCAATAAAAACGATCCTTCTATTTCTAGCATTAAATCTACAACTGGCGTGTTGTACCTTCAGTATATACTCTGTAACAACGTTGTATTCTTGTCCTCCCATTGCTGAGGCCTACATAAGTAGATTAAATACTTAAGTTTGTAGTTACCCCGCTAATAAAAAACACAATACATATGAGTAATCATCTCCAAATGTTCGTTGTCAGAGCTCTTATGTGAAAACAACCTCACCTTCATATAAACATCGATATCATTATCTGGCTTGATGTTCTCTGTATTTTCCCTTCTTGCCAACTCAGTCAACATTTCTAGAAGAAGCAGAACAACAAAATTCAACAACCAATTACTTGGTCTCAGTTATACTATTATTCATTCAAGTTCATACCATATCGAGAGCCAACACCTTGGCAGCGTGCTGAAAAGGCCAAGGTCTCCCTTACAGTCATCTCCCCAGTGTGGAGATCATGCTGGCTAATGTACGCAGCTGTTCTTTCAGGGACAAATTCATTCATCTCATAGCCGTTGTAGGAAACCTTACCTGAAACCTGTCCGATAGCGAAAAACACCCAAaatggatttatccatgttaactCTACTAGAGTATCCATCTATAGCTCAAGAAATAAACATAACATGCGGTTTGCAAACCTTGAGCTCCTTGTCAAGCTTCCCGGCCAATGCCAAGAGCAACGTGGTCTTGCCAGACCCAGGAGGTCCTAATAGCAAAGTCATCCTACAGAAAAAAAAAACCATGGATTGTTAGCGCAGAACCGAGACGGGCAGTTTGGCATTATTCAAAACATAGTGTTAATTGTTTCACCTCCGTGGCTTGATGATCCCACTAACATCATGGAGTATGGTCATCGAATGCTTCCTTCGGGGAAAGATGTGGAGAGCATGCCCGATAGCCTAGAGaaaatcaccaccaagagaataCCTTAGCACATGCGAAGGTATAAATCTTTGCATATCATGCAATCACATAGGCAAACGAAGAACATTATACATGAAGTTGGCCATGTCCAACATATGCTCTATTAAATACCATAGAGCCTCGCGGTGGCTATGTGATGACTGTTGCCAGGAATGGTGATTTCAATGATGTCATGATGCCATAGAGGGCACAGTGGCAGTTGCTGGTCGTTACAGCGAGAGTTAtttacccaaaaccaccacacttggggctagggtaacaacttaTTAGTACCATATTTAAGGTAGGGCACAAGGAACCACCAACTTCGTGCCTAACGACTAACGCAGAGCGCTGATTGTCCGATATGCTCGAGAAAACAGCGAAACTGACaagttgggcccacctgtcaggcTGACGTGGCGTGCTTGCGTGGACAATCTGCTGAGTTGGACGAGGGTCCCACCTGTCAATGACTCAAGGGTTTTTTCTTTTGcatttttctttttttacttCTTCCTCCTTTTTCTCTGGGCATTTCAACAAACAGGTTATGGGCGTCGCCTGCTCGCCGCCAGGGTGTCGTGCTCTCGGGGTAGACCGGGCTTGGTGCTGGCCTTCGACCGCAGCCACGACCAGGCGAGCCCGTGTCGTCCGCACAGGCGAGGCCGCGCCGGCGGCGCGCCATGGAGCCGGCAGATGCAGCCGCGGCAGGGAGTAGCTCGGGCGGCGCCCATGGTGTTCTTCTGGGGTTGTGGAGGCGACGGTGGTCTCGGGCTGCTCGTGCTCAGCAGGGGCCGCCCTTGTCGAGCGTCGCCGTTGCTAGCGCGCCCGTGGCCAACGGTCCGACGCACGGCGGAGCAACGGCGAGTTGAGGGGCGGTTCGTGCGGCGGCTAGCGGAGCAGCTCGGCGCGACGCCGCTGCCGCCCGCCGCAGACAGCGCAGGGCATCCATGGGAACGCATGCGTCTTCGTCCCTGTGTGCGCAGGGTAGCTTGGTGGACGGCGTCCAGCTCAGCGCAGTGCGTGCTGGGCGGGGACGAACCAGCGCCCATGGTCGACTGGGATTCAAGGCTCGCTGCCGTGAAGCTCAAGTCATCATCGCCACTGGCCCACTGCTGCTCCCAGATTGTAGCTGGCCCAACCACATGCGGCGAGGTCAGGCTGCTCTCCTTCCACGGCAATACATCGAACAGGTAATGGGCAAGAAGTTAAAGATGGGAAGAACATGATCATgtagtcaatgacaggtggggtccacaTCTCACACACCTTCAATAAAAGCGTGTGCCATATCGAAATATCACACACATTTTAGAAAAAGTGATGTGTGATGTAGCCAACATCGCACACGGTTATAATAATATAACCGTGTGCGATGCCTTGCACACAATTtttatgaaaataataataatgtgtGCAAGGTAGCCTATCATTTCACATGGTTTTAAAAACACACTCATGTGTGATGCCTTGCACATGGTTTTGTAAAGAAACATGTGTGATGTAGCCAGCATCACATATGGTTATAAAAAACACAACCGTGTGTGATATCTTACACACGGTTTTTGCAGCAAAAATATATGAGATGTAGCCCACCATTGCACACGGTAAAAACGCAACCACATGTGATATCTTATACATGCTTTTTACAAGAAAGGCATGTGTAGATGTAGCCTACTATCGTGCTCAGTTAGAAAAAACGCACCTGTGTATAATGCCGAACATATTTTTTCAAGCAATGTACAACCCCATTTTTTTGAGTTTTAAGGCGAATTGACATTTGCTTCATTGTATGACTTTGATACCTTTCTATGCTCAACATGCACTATGACATCCTCCATACTGaaatttgttatttttcaggTCCATTTGTTATTTAAGTCATTAAGTTGATTTCTAGGCATTTAATAGATATAATTTAAATATGAACTACAAGTACATGAATAGTGCACAAAAATTATTTGAAAAACTTAATTAGGATCTTGTATATTTTTATACCTTATAAAGAAATTTAAAAAATCAAACATCTATGTGGCAAGAGTCAACCACAAACATTGAGTTTATCGAGGAACGGGATCTTAATTCTAGAAACTGTAAATGAAGCATGAAAACTATGAAACTTTAAATGGTGGCATGCTATGACCTCAATAGGTTGTGGTAGACATTGAGAAAGTTGTCACAAAATTTTGCATGTAGACAACTTAGAAATCAAACCATTTGCGAGGAAGAATCATGGCTTCAAGAGAAATATTGTTTAGGTTTGTAGGCAAATTGACATTTGCTTCGTTTTATCTTGCTTTTTTTCTATACTCAACATACATCATAGCAGCACTCATGTGAAAATTTAGCATTTTGCAAGATTCATTTGCTATATTTAACTCATTAGGTTgatttctaggcatttaatggatataattcaaatttgaaccacaagTACATGCAACAATGGACAGAAATGGTTTGGAAAATCATATTAGGGTATTTAGTATACTTGTATGCCATAAGAAATGGAAGGAAAGTTTAAACATCTTCGTGGCAAGAGTCAACCATAAACATTTAGTTTtattggttttttaattctaaaAAATTCAAATGAAGTCTAGaaacatgaaacttggaatggtgTCCTAATATAACCTCAATAGGTCATGGGAAAAATGGAGAAGGTTTAACGAAAGTTGTGATGTACACTTCTTAGAAGTCAAACCATATAAGAGGAAGAATTGTGGTTTCGGGAGGAAATGTGTCGGCTTTGAAGGCCAATTGACATGTGCTTTAGTTTTTTACCTTGAAACTTTGTCTACACTCAACATACACCATAGCATCCTCCATGTTAAAATTTGGTATTTTTCagggtttatttattttatttaagTCATCAAGTTGATTTCTAGGTATTCAATGGATAAAATTCAAATCTCAACTATGAGTACATGCAATAGTGCATAAATTAGTTTGAAAAATAATATTTAAGGTATTTATTATACTTGTGTATGCCATATAAAATAAATGAAAAGAAACTTCAAACGTCTTTGTGTCAAGAGTCAACCAGAAACATCGAGCTTATTGTTTTTTTAATTCTAAAACATGTAAATGAAGTCCGAAAAACATGAAAGTTGGCAAGGAGTCGCGATATGACCTCAATAGGATGTGGTAAAAAATGGAGAAGATTTCACAAAAGTTGGTGTGTACATTGCTTAGAAACCGAACAATTTGGGAGGAAGAATCGCGGTTCCGATAGCAAATGCATCAGGTTTGAAGGTGAATTTACATGTGCTTCGTTGACTGACCTTGACACTTTTCATACACTCAACATACACCATATCATTGTCCATGTTAAAAGTCGACATTTTTCAGGCTTCATTTGCTATATTTTAGTCATTAAGTCGATTTCTAGGCTTTTAATGGatataattcaaattttaactatgAGTACATGCAATTGCACAAAAATGGTTTTAAAATCATATTTAGGGTATTGATTATAATTGTATTCAATATATAAGAAATGAAAAGAAATTCCAAACTACTATGTGCGAAGAGTTGACCACAAACACTGAGTTTATTGGTTTTTTTAGTTCTAAATAATGCAAATAAAGTATAAataacatgaaacttggcatggtgtgaTGATACGACCTCAATAGGCTGTGGTAAAAAGTTGAGATAATTTCACATAAGTTGGTGTGTATACTACTTAGAAACCGAACCATCTTCCCAGAAGAATCGTGGGTTATAGAGGAAATGCGTTTGGTTTGAAGGTGAATTGACATTTGTTTTATCATTTGACCTGGAAACTTTTTCTACACTGGACATACATCCTAACATACTCCACGCTAAAATTTATCATTTTTAGGGTTCATTTGCTATATTTAAGTCATTAATTTGATTTGTAGGCAATTGGATATTTGTTTTACCATTCAGTTTGTAATATCATGTGCGATGGGCTCTTTTTAACGCGTGCGTCTGCACTAGTGCTCACAACACATGTGGAATACATCCACCATGAAACTTTACACACATGTTGAATACATCCATATGCATGTGTGACTCTTTTACAACTTTGTAAAACTtttaaatatgattttttttcatagaaaGAGCTTCATGGAGCTCGAGCTCTAAAACGTTTTACTCCCAGCATTGTGACCTTTTTCAGTTGGACTATCGCTTTTTCAGTTGGACTATCGCGAAAATTCTATATAACTAGTAAGTCATCCCTTTTTTCAACAAATGCAAGACTGGTACACAATCATCTTCATCAATTATATTTTTTAACTTTTTAATCAACAAAACATTCCAGCAAATCCAAATGGTCACAAGGCACTATAATGTGCAACCACCTTCCATTTACTGGTAGGCAGTACACACAAGATTGCCACATCATCGTCACAATTTCTATTTTTAATGATTTTAGCAACATGTCACCCACTAAAGCAAGAAGGTCACAATAACTATAACTTGCAGCTGCTCTACATTTACTGTTACATCTTCATATACGGCGGGGATGTGGATGATTTACTATTCTCATATATTATTATTTTGTTATCAGTAAATGGATTGCTATAAATTCTTGCAACAGGAACTTTATTCGATCCACGACTCAAGAAACAAAATACAGAATATCCTGCCATTTATTGTACCATAATCTAAGTTAACCGATCACAATTCAAATTCAGTACCCCTCCGATCCATGTTAATTGTCGCAGCTCTAATACAACTTGTACTAAAGTTGCACCAAGGCCACGACAATTAATATGAATCAAGAAACAAAATAGAGGATATCCTGCCATTTGTTGTACCATAATCCAATGTTGACTGACCACGATTTAAATTCAGTACTTTTCTTTTGCTTTTGAACTTATGCCTCTTTTTAGCTATATATAAGTATTGAGTTTGGACTTGCGATGTTGAATGTGTGTAACACGTACCAATATGGTCAATTTCTTTTCAAAATTTGTCATGACTTTTCTAGTGAAACGCTGACGATGCATGGAAAGAAGTACAGTATATATGGAACCCACCATATAAGTTGTTGGACGTTTACCTCCAGCGTGTTCCTGACGGAGTTGACGAGCGTGGGCAGGGCCCGGTTGCCGACGAGCACCTCCGCCTCCACCTCCAGCTTCTCGAACCGCACCTCGATGGTCGGGTAATCTATCCCTACCCtgcacacacagacacgcactaCTACGTAAGCAGGTATCGGTATAGGTAGTGTGCGTGACACAATGCCCGCGCGCGTGAGCTCGTGACATGGTAACACTAGCTTAGCGTAACGATCGAACCTGTCCATGCGGTCCTTGAGCTTGAGCAGGAAGCGCTCGTGATCGTCGTCGGCGGCGCGGACGAGGCGGTCGATGAGCGCGCGGCTCTCGCGAGCGCCGAGCCTGCCGACGTCCACGTCGATCTTCTCGCCTGTCTCCGCCAGCAGGATGCCACGCCGCACGCGGTCGTACGTCGGCAGCCGCTCCAGCGCCGCCCACCGCAGagcctcctcgtcgtcctcctcgtCCTGGAAGCGCGACGACGACCGCGAGAACACGTCATCGCTGCTTCGCCAACTGTCCCGGCGCAGGCTCGCGATCTTATGGATCTCCCTGGACATACCGATTATCTTGTTCTTGCTTTTCTACTAACTGCACACTCTGCTCCTGTTTCTGTCTGAGCTAGCTCTCTGGAGATATATATATCTGCCGCTGCATTTGTTAAATCTTGCACCGGGTTTAGAAGCTGCTATATAAACACGCAGACGCAGGCGACGGAAGATATGTTCTCCGCATGCGTTCAATTTTGACATGGACGCGTGCGCAAGAGGAAGGTTCCGTGCGCATACGCCATAAGAACGTATGGGGACGGGCGTCCGTCGTCTAACCTCTAATGCATGCATCCATGTCTGGCTGCTAGTTGATGCGCACTTGGCCGCTGACTCCGTCTGCTCTGTTTTCTCGAGGATCATTTTCCTTCCATTTTACCGAGTCCGAAGCCACAACAGCGCGCGCAAGGGCACCAGAGTGAGAACCATTTACCATCTTCCTGCTGACCGCCCGACCGCCGTAAAATCGACGCTGTGTGAATCTTCCAAAACAGAATTATATATGGACGACCATGCATGACGTCGCTCGCAGGGAGTTGATATTTGGCTTCCACGAgttccactagtagaaaaataggcttccatacgcccccattagtcctcaaaacaatcgaaccgcgacaaaaggggtctttagtcgcggttcggaaggagacccgcgaccaactatctgggcccagcgcgctcggtcgacagctggcggacgggaggggctttagtcccggttggccaaccgggactaaaggtccccgaaggcccaACCGTGattaaaggcccatccagctggcggacgggaggggctttagtcccggttggcctggccaaccgggactaaaggtccccgaaggcctttagtcgcgattggccaggccaaccgggactaaaggctcatccctatatataggactcagctcacttcacttcactcagctcacttcacaattttcagaagggggtggtgggtttgcttttggttcctcctatgcacacaaggtgttcgatgaaatgcctgagagcctgaaacaaacatgatatgaagtgtccgagccacacttgagctttctcatttaatTTTCCTCCACGATCGCGGTTAGCAatttgaacctttcatgtgtcattgataaaatatgcatgtgtgtagttcattgtttaatttgtattatttctagctagttagtttaacaaatgcatgatggttaattatatactttatataataataatgcagatgaatcggcaatggatgtacggtccccgactctcc
The Aegilops tauschii subsp. strangulata cultivar AL8/78 chromosome 3, Aet v6.0, whole genome shotgun sequence genome window above contains:
- the LOC109757037 gene encoding ABC transporter G family member 32 isoform X2, which encodes MSREIHKIASLRRDSWRSSDDVFSRSSSRFQDEEDDEEALRWAALERLPTYDRVRRGILLAETGEKIDVDVGRLGARESRALIDRLVRAADDDHERFLLKLKDRMDRVGIDYPTIEVRFEKLEVEAEVLVGNRALPTLVNSVRNTLEAIGHALHIFPRRKHSMTILHDVSGIIKPRRMTLLLGPPGSGKTTLLLALAGKLDKELKVSGKVSYNGYEMNEFVPERTAAYISQHDLHTGEMTVRETLAFSARCQGVGSRYEMLTELARRENTENIKPDNDIDVYMKASAMGGQEYNVVTEYILKVLGLDICADTVVGNDMLRGISGGQRKRVTTGEMLVGPARALFMDEISTGLDSSTTYQIVNSIRQTIHVLGGTAVISLLQPAPETYDLFDDIILLSDGYVVYQGAREHVLEFFESMGFRCPQRKGVADFLQEVTSRKDQEQYWYRSDMPYHFVPVKQFADSFHSFHMGQFVHNELLEPFDRTKSHPAALATSKFGVSRIELLKATMDREFLLMKRNSFYFICKAAQLCLMAFLAMSTFFRTNMHRDPTYGTIYMGALYFAIDAIMFNGFSELGMTATKLPVFFKQRDLLFFPAWAYTIPAWILQIPITFFEVGVYVFTTYYVIGFDPSISRLFKQYMLLLALNQMSSSLFRFIAGLGRDMVVSSTFGPLALASFTILGGFILARPDVKKWWIWGYWVSPLSYAQNAISTNEFLGHSWNKILPGQNDTMGIMVLKSRGIFTEAKWYWIGFGAMIGYTLLFNLLYTLALSVLNPLGDTHPTMPENAIKEKHANVTGENLEDPEKKKCRKLELSGGANQNCATSNVGSSSRRKGMVLPFAQLSLSFNAVKYSVDMPQAMSAQGVTDDHLVLLKGVSGSFRPGVLTALMGVSGAGKTTLMDVLAGRKTGGYIEGDITISGYPKKQETFARISGYCEQNDIHSPHVTVYESLAFSAWLRLPSEVDLVTRKMFIEEVMELVELTSLWGALVGLPGVNGLSTEQRKRLTIAVELVANPSIIFMDEPTSGLDARAAAIVMRAVRNTVNTGRTVVCTIHQPSIDIFEAFDELFLMKRGGEEIYVGPLGHNSSKLIEYFEGIEGVSKIKDGYNPATWMLEVTSIVQEEMLSVDFCEIYRRSELYQNKELIEELSTPHPDSSDLDFPSLYSRSFFTQCLACLWKQKLSYWRNPSYTAMRFLFTIIIALLFGTMFWGLGQKTKREQDLFNAVGSMYAAVLYLGIQNSGTVQPVVAVERTVFYRERAAGMYSAFPYAFGQVAIEFPYILVQTVIYGVLVYSMIGFEWSVAKFFWYLFFMYFTLLYFTFYGMMAVGLTPNESVAAIISGAVYNAWNLFSGYLIPRPKIPVWWRWYSWICPVAWTLYGLVASQFGDIQTKLVTKDQTVSQFIAEFYGFDRDLLWVVAVVHVAFTVAFAFMFSFAIMRFNFQRR